A genome region from Clostridia bacterium includes the following:
- a CDS encoding undecaprenyl-diphosphate phosphatase, with translation MRFFKAILIGLTQGLTEFLPVSSSGHLLLLEKLSVAPPSVFFNLILHLATLAAVLVVMRKEVWEMIRHLLSSDLKYVALASLPTAAIALLISRFFPSLLLGEMLGFGFLLTAAILFLGERFAPSDRLLKIGAKNAFLTGIAQGIAVLPGVSRSGATISFLRLSGVEREKAVGFSFLLSIPVIAGGFLLEGIESGFRVDGAGLPEILLAAFAAFLSGVFALRFMLRKIKKGAKPFCFYTFVLGIACFFIF, from the coding sequence ATGAGGTTTTTTAAGGCGATTTTAATCGGATTGACGCAGGGACTGACGGAGTTTCTTCCCGTTTCGAGCAGCGGGCATTTGCTCCTTCTCGAAAAATTATCGGTCGCGCCGCCGTCCGTCTTTTTCAATTTGATCTTGCATCTCGCCACGCTCGCCGCGGTCCTCGTCGTGATGCGGAAAGAGGTTTGGGAGATGATCCGCCATCTTCTTTCGTCCGATCTGAAATACGTCGCGCTTGCGTCTCTGCCGACCGCGGCGATCGCGCTTTTGATCTCGCGCTTTTTTCCTTCGCTTCTTCTCGGCGAGATGCTCGGATTCGGGTTTCTTTTGACCGCGGCGATCCTTTTTCTCGGGGAGCGTTTCGCGCCGTCCGATCGGCTGTTGAAGATCGGGGCGAAAAACGCGTTTTTAACGGGGATCGCGCAGGGGATCGCGGTTCTTCCCGGCGTTTCCAGAAGCGGCGCGACGATCTCCTTTCTCCGCCTGTCGGGCGTGGAGAGGGAAAAAGCCGTCGGGTTTTCTTTTCTCCTGTCGATCCCCGTTATCGCGGGCGGATTTCTCCTCGAAGGAATCGAAAGCGGCTTTCGGGTGGACGGAGCGGGGCTTCCCGAAATTCTTCTCGCGGCGTTCGCCGCGTTTTTGAGCGGCGTCTTTGCGCTGCGGTTTATGCTGCGAAAAATAAAAAAGGGCGCAAAGCCCTTTTGTTTCTACACTTTTGTCCTCGGAATCGCTTGTTTCTTTATCTTCTGA
- the ychF gene encoding redox-regulated ATPase YchF: protein MKLGIVGLPNVGKSTLFNAITSAGAECQNYPFCTIEPNVGVVPVPDKRVDDLAALYSSKKVTPAVLEFVDIAGLVKGASKGEGLGNKFLSHIREVDAITHVVRCYDDPNVTHVEGRISPKDDISIIDTELVLSDLESVEKRLQKVKTQAKSGDKKYLPEIEMLEKMYAHLSEGEPGRSLPQTDEEKEFYDSLFLLTTKKVIYVANIAEGDVNKEDNDYVKQVRAIADKEGAKVIKLCAKVEAELSALDKEDREMFREELGLKESGLSMLIKAGYELLGLISYLTAGEKETRAWTITKGTKAPQAAGKIHTDFEKGFIRAEVVSYEELMECGSLTVAKEKGKVRSEGKDYVMKDGDVVLFRFNV, encoded by the coding sequence ATGAAACTCGGTATCGTAGGGCTCCCCAACGTGGGAAAATCCACATTGTTCAACGCGATCACCTCTGCGGGCGCGGAATGCCAGAACTATCCGTTCTGCACGATCGAGCCGAACGTAGGCGTCGTCCCCGTCCCCGATAAGCGCGTAGACGATCTCGCGGCGCTTTATTCTTCCAAGAAAGTGACGCCCGCCGTCCTCGAATTCGTGGACATCGCAGGGCTCGTAAAAGGCGCGTCCAAGGGCGAAGGGCTCGGAAACAAATTCCTTTCCCACATTCGCGAAGTGGACGCGATCACGCACGTCGTCCGTTGCTACGACGATCCGAACGTGACCCACGTCGAAGGCAGGATCTCCCCGAAGGACGACATTTCGATCATCGACACCGAGCTCGTCCTTTCCGACCTCGAAAGCGTAGAAAAGCGTCTGCAAAAGGTCAAGACCCAAGCGAAAAGCGGCGATAAAAAATATCTCCCCGAGATCGAGATGCTCGAAAAGATGTACGCGCACCTTTCCGAAGGCGAGCCGGGCAGAAGCCTCCCCCAGACGGACGAGGAAAAAGAGTTCTACGACTCCCTCTTCCTTTTGACGACCAAAAAGGTCATCTACGTCGCGAATATCGCGGAAGGAGACGTAAACAAGGAAGACAACGATTACGTCAAGCAAGTCCGCGCGATCGCGGATAAAGAAGGCGCAAAGGTCATCAAACTCTGCGCGAAGGTCGAAGCGGAGCTTTCCGCTTTGGATAAAGAGGATCGCGAAATGTTCCGCGAGGAACTCGGGCTCAAAGAAAGCGGGCTTTCGATGCTGATCAAAGCGGGCTACGAACTTCTCGGCTTGATCTCCTATCTGACCGCGGGCGAGAAAGAGACGCGCGCTTGGACGATCACGAAGGGGACGAAAGCGCCGCAAGCCGCCGGAAAGATCCACACCGATTTCGAAAAAGGATTCATTCGCGCGGAAGTCGTCTCTTACGAAGAGCTTATGGAATGCGGCTCTCTGACGGTCGCGAAAGAAAAAGGCAAAGTACGCAGCGAAGGAAAGGATTAC